The Allorhodopirellula heiligendammensis genome includes a window with the following:
- a CDS encoding DNA translocase FtsK: MSEANLDTAESTRSVSLRRDIPALAIVAATLLTFVAVLTHDPADPVPNSIWPISQFYSPDVSVYPLNENIHNACGALGALVASCLLDLVGIGVALLIGAGGGVATALLIRGQMNAPVLRSLGGCVTLLAVCTGAAMTTIQLAGMPVVGNGGYLGAMGSGFLLQHFNSIGSWILTLTTLAVGLLLTTDYMLIYAGRRVVLGGAKVSRRGISRAAGAMPVTLKRRRQPFSDTEAPIELDGEQPAEPTSGKAKPEPEFQIRQPRRPTESTDEPVPATEAPSLSTPAKKAATAPPESDRVEYEDDDVEESVTRELEYDDEVHDLRNDEAHEEPPEPNIQIPRKKDMREQLDDAVQDSSGDLSDYNLPSLELLESSDGFDYDEQEAEARRKAILLQETICNFGCNVRVTDIQLGPVIAQYEIELEAGLRLNKISALADDLAIALRVPSVRVVAPIPGKNTVGIEVPNEIRQVVRLRDVIEQSDSRVHKMNIPVFLGQDVSGSPMPVDLAKMPHLLIAGRTGTGKSVCLNAIIVSILMCCKPDEVRMLMIDPKMVELSGYGRLPHLMHPVITDMKKAEAILGWAVDKMEERYALLAKAGVRHINSYNDLGREEVLRRLEIDEEEGGSDVPDKLPFIVIIADEMADLMMTAGKDVEQHIIRLAQKSRAVGIHLILATQKPTVDVITGLIKSNLPARLSFQVASKTDSRVVLDENGADKLLGNGDMLFLWPGTSTLIRGQGTYLSDAEIDRVCEHCSSGGEQKFIGELMNLKVDADGEGGAGELNVENLRKKDELYESAIEVVVREGRGSLSLIQRCLGIGYGRAARLVDYMAEDGIVGQYNGAKSREVLLTMAQWQQMQGLPVEADEPVASVDAMSQRVAAVSQEGAPEEHESYEDDRDYEDVDE; encoded by the coding sequence ATGTCTGAAGCCAATCTCGATACCGCCGAGTCGACTCGCAGTGTTTCCCTGCGACGGGATATTCCTGCGCTCGCCATTGTCGCGGCGACGCTGTTGACGTTTGTGGCTGTGTTGACGCACGATCCGGCAGACCCCGTCCCGAATTCAATTTGGCCGATTTCGCAGTTCTACTCGCCGGACGTTTCTGTTTATCCGCTCAACGAGAACATTCATAATGCCTGCGGCGCGCTCGGTGCTTTGGTCGCCTCGTGCTTACTCGACCTCGTCGGTATCGGGGTCGCGCTGTTGATCGGAGCGGGTGGAGGGGTCGCGACGGCATTGCTGATTCGCGGACAAATGAACGCACCGGTACTGCGCTCTCTCGGCGGCTGCGTGACGCTGCTGGCGGTTTGCACCGGAGCGGCAATGACGACGATCCAACTCGCCGGCATGCCTGTTGTCGGCAACGGCGGTTACCTTGGCGCGATGGGCTCAGGATTCCTGCTCCAGCATTTTAATTCGATCGGATCTTGGATCCTGACGCTGACGACTTTAGCCGTCGGTCTCCTGCTGACGACCGACTACATGCTGATCTACGCCGGTCGCCGCGTGGTGCTAGGCGGTGCCAAAGTGTCACGGCGAGGAATTTCACGCGCAGCCGGCGCTATGCCCGTCACCTTGAAACGTCGACGTCAACCATTCAGCGATACCGAGGCGCCGATCGAACTCGACGGTGAGCAGCCAGCCGAACCCACCTCAGGCAAAGCCAAACCGGAGCCTGAATTTCAGATTCGGCAGCCACGGCGGCCCACGGAGTCTACGGATGAACCCGTTCCAGCAACCGAGGCGCCGTCGCTATCGACTCCCGCGAAAAAGGCTGCCACCGCGCCACCGGAGTCCGACCGAGTGGAATACGAAGACGACGATGTCGAGGAAAGCGTCACCCGCGAGCTCGAATACGATGACGAGGTGCACGATCTCCGCAACGACGAAGCGCATGAGGAACCACCGGAACCCAATATTCAGATTCCTCGCAAAAAAGACATGCGGGAACAACTCGACGATGCTGTTCAGGACTCCAGCGGGGATCTGTCCGATTACAACTTACCCAGTCTCGAGTTGCTCGAAAGCAGTGACGGGTTCGACTATGACGAGCAAGAGGCTGAGGCGCGACGCAAAGCAATCCTATTACAGGAAACTATCTGTAACTTCGGGTGCAATGTGCGGGTTACCGATATTCAGCTCGGCCCGGTCATCGCGCAGTATGAGATCGAACTCGAAGCGGGGCTGCGGCTCAACAAGATCAGCGCGCTGGCTGACGATCTCGCCATTGCCCTACGAGTGCCGAGCGTCCGCGTTGTCGCACCGATTCCCGGCAAGAACACGGTGGGGATTGAAGTCCCCAACGAGATCCGCCAGGTCGTGCGGCTGCGTGATGTGATCGAACAATCCGACTCACGCGTTCACAAGATGAACATCCCAGTGTTTCTTGGCCAAGACGTCTCCGGCTCGCCGATGCCAGTCGACCTCGCAAAAATGCCTCACCTGCTGATCGCCGGACGAACCGGTACAGGGAAATCCGTCTGTCTCAACGCGATCATCGTCAGCATCCTGATGTGCTGCAAACCCGACGAGGTGCGGATGCTGATGATCGACCCCAAAATGGTCGAACTGAGCGGATACGGTCGCTTGCCTCACCTGATGCACCCCGTGATCACGGACATGAAGAAGGCCGAAGCAATCCTGGGCTGGGCCGTCGATAAAATGGAAGAGCGGTACGCGCTGCTCGCCAAGGCCGGGGTGCGGCACATCAACAGCTACAATGACTTGGGCCGCGAAGAGGTGCTGCGACGACTCGAGATCGACGAGGAAGAGGGTGGCAGCGACGTGCCCGACAAACTCCCGTTCATCGTGATCATTGCTGACGAAATGGCGGACCTGATGATGACGGCCGGCAAAGATGTCGAGCAACACATCATTCGCTTGGCACAAAAGAGTCGTGCGGTGGGGATTCACTTGATCCTGGCAACGCAGAAGCCGACCGTTGACGTGATCACGGGTCTGATTAAGAGTAACCTGCCGGCTCGATTGAGTTTCCAGGTCGCCAGCAAAACCGACAGTCGGGTCGTGCTCGACGAGAACGGTGCCGACAAATTGCTCGGCAACGGGGACATGCTGTTTCTGTGGCCTGGTACGAGCACGTTGATTCGCGGGCAGGGGACCTATCTTTCCGATGCCGAAATCGACCGGGTGTGCGAGCACTGCAGTAGCGGCGGAGAGCAAAAGTTCATCGGTGAGTTGATGAATCTCAAGGTGGACGCCGATGGCGAGGGCGGCGCCGGGGAACTCAATGTCGAGAACCTTCGCAAGAAAGACGAACTGTATGAAAGTGCGATCGAGGTAGTCGTGCGTGAGGGGCGCGGCTCGCTGTCGTTGATCCAACGATGTCTCGGCATCGGTTACGGCCGCGCAGCCCGATTGGTTGAC
- the guaB gene encoding IMP dehydrogenase, with protein MFHDKIGDLGITFDDVLLLPAYSEVVPSEVDVSSQLTQRIRLQIPLISSPMDTVTEAEMAIALAKEGGMGIVHKNLSVRQQTEEVLKVKRSANGIIIDPVTLGPDEQVGKAAEMMDRANVSGIPIVTGDRTLVGILTRRDLRFLEDPNLPVSDVMTKNNLVTAVGNVSLAQAEKILTEKRVEKLLLIDEERKLTGLITIRDIDMMKRFPRACKDPQGRLRVGAAIGVGDFDRAEKLINQGVDLLVVDSAHGHSKNVIDTVREIKTNKGWDIDVVAGNVATAQGAADLIAAGADAVKVGIGPGSICTTRVISGIGVPQVTAILSAVQVAHERNIPVIADGGIRFSGDITKALAAGASTVMIGSLFAGLAESPGKMILYQGRTFKAYRGMGSMGAMVKGSSDRYRQKGTEAGKLVPEGVEGRVPFKGPLSDYAYQLVGGLRAGMGYIGTRTIEELRRDAKFIRVSAATVRENHPHDIAITQEAPNYSPDVHSGDSV; from the coding sequence ATGTTTCACGACAAAATCGGCGATCTTGGCATTACTTTCGACGACGTTCTCCTGCTGCCTGCCTACAGCGAGGTGGTGCCCAGCGAAGTCGACGTCAGCAGCCAGTTGACGCAGCGGATTCGGTTGCAAATCCCGCTCATTTCGTCACCGATGGACACCGTGACAGAAGCGGAAATGGCGATCGCGCTCGCCAAGGAAGGGGGCATGGGCATCGTGCACAAGAATCTCTCCGTGCGGCAGCAGACCGAAGAAGTCCTCAAGGTCAAACGGTCAGCCAACGGGATCATTATCGACCCTGTGACGCTCGGCCCCGACGAGCAGGTCGGCAAAGCCGCCGAAATGATGGATCGTGCCAACGTCTCGGGCATCCCCATCGTGACGGGCGATCGAACCCTTGTCGGGATCCTGACGCGACGTGACTTGCGCTTTCTTGAGGATCCGAATCTGCCCGTATCTGACGTCATGACTAAAAATAATTTAGTAACGGCTGTAGGGAATGTGAGTCTTGCGCAAGCTGAGAAGATTTTAACGGAAAAAAGGGTGGAGAAACTTCTCCTGATTGACGAAGAAAGAAAACTGACGGGGTTAATTACGATTCGCGACATCGACATGATGAAGCGGTTCCCGCGGGCCTGCAAAGATCCACAGGGCCGACTGCGTGTCGGAGCTGCGATCGGCGTCGGCGACTTTGATCGAGCCGAAAAACTCATCAATCAAGGCGTTGACCTGCTCGTGGTCGATTCGGCTCACGGGCACAGCAAAAACGTGATCGACACCGTCAGAGAGATTAAAACGAACAAAGGATGGGACATCGATGTCGTCGCCGGAAACGTCGCGACGGCTCAGGGAGCAGCGGATTTGATCGCTGCCGGAGCCGACGCAGTGAAGGTGGGCATCGGACCTGGATCGATTTGCACCACCCGGGTGATCAGCGGTATCGGAGTACCGCAGGTAACGGCCATCCTCAGTGCCGTGCAAGTCGCTCACGAACGAAACATTCCTGTCATCGCTGACGGCGGCATTCGCTTCAGCGGCGACATCACCAAAGCACTCGCCGCAGGGGCGAGCACGGTCATGATCGGCAGCCTATTTGCCGGTCTCGCCGAAAGCCCCGGCAAAATGATTCTCTACCAAGGTCGAACGTTCAAAGCGTACCGCGGGATGGGATCGATGGGGGCGATGGTGAAGGGCAGCAGTGACCGGTATCGCCAAAAAGGCACCGAAGCGGGCAAACTCGTCCCCGAAGGTGTCGAAGGACGCGTGCCGTTCAAAGGGCCGCTGTCGGATTACGCCTACCAATTGGTCGGCGGACTCCGCGCCGGCATGGGATACATCGGTACACGGACGATCGAAGAACTACGTCGAGACGCGAAATTCATTCGCGTTTCGGCAGCCACGGTGAGGGAGAACCACCCACATGACATTGCCATCACGCAAGAAGCGCCGAATTACAGCCCGGACGTTCATTCAGGCGATTCCGTGTAG